In one window of Hevea brasiliensis isolate MT/VB/25A 57/8 chromosome 10, ASM3005281v1, whole genome shotgun sequence DNA:
- the LOC110667436 gene encoding cyclin-C1-2: MAANFWTSSHYKQLLDPEEVDVLQPLDKDKGVTLEDFKLIKMHMANYICKLAHHVKVRQRVVATAVTYMRRVYTRKSMSEYDPRLVAPTCLYLAAKAEESTVQARLLVFYIKKFYADEKYRYEIKDILEMEMKILEALNYYLVVFHPYRSLSQLLQDAGINDINMIQFSWGLVNDTCKMDLILIHPPHLIALACIYIASVHKDKDITAWFEELRVDMNVVKNISMEILDFYEGQRLITDDRFNTAFSKLALKP; encoded by the exons ATGGCAGCCAATTTCTGGACTTCTTCTcacta CAAGCAGCTTTTGGACCCGGAAGAGGTAGATGTGCTGCAGCCGCTGGACAAAGACAAGGGCGTAACTCTTGAAGATTTCAAGCTTATTAAGATGCATATGGCCAATT ACATATGCAAATTGGCTCATCATGTTAAAGTTAGGCAAAG GGTTGTGGCCACTGCAGTTACATACATGAGACGTGTATATACCAG AAAGAGTATGTCAGAATATGATCCGCGACTAGTAGCTCCAACCTGCTTGTACTTGGCAGCAAAAGCTGAAGAAAGCACTGTTCAGGCCAGACTTCTTgttttttacataaaaaaattct ATGCTGATGAAAAGTACAGGTATGAAATCAAAGACATACTGGAGATGGAAATGAAGATTTTGGAAGCTCTTAACTATTACCTGGTTGTCTTCCATCCTTATCGTTCATTGTCTCA GTTGTTGCAGGATGCTGGCATTAATGACATCAATATGATTCAATTTTCTTG GGGACTTGTAAATGACACCTGCAAGATGGACCTAATTCTTATACACCCTCCACATctaattgctttagcttgcatatacATTGCTAGTGTGCATAAAGACAAGGATATAACAGCATGGTTTGAGGAGCTTCGTGTTGATATGAATGTG GTGAAAAATATTTCAATGGAGATACTAGATTTCTATGAAGGCCAGAGACTGATCACAGATGATAGATTTAACACTGCCTTCAGCAAACTAGCATTGAAGCCCTAA